From the genome of uncultured Bacteroides sp., one region includes:
- a CDS encoding SusF/SusE family outer membrane protein yields the protein MKNLSLYILMLFVTAGILSACDEDFNKDVVAPQSYEEGPTQDANFVVAPTNASINLNEVTDDTIALATFTSTPNYVDGATARYAIQLSETDKFTDKQEITLNASNGVAREALSQAVITLYGRRPELRDLKARAVAYVTDVDGQALYIASNVMDLKVAPIAPVIETAYYLVGDMNGWDAAQLVKFTHSDKDVYDDPYFTAVVKVPAGCYWKIIPQSNVDGGDIWASGALGTVVDGDTSLSGTLTTTDPKAGKIDTEAGYVKFTLNMLEYTYTIEYIGDMALQLYVPGAQGWDPATAPTIYCQNYDLKYDGYVNFTAADQEYKFTSQPNWDAISYGNGGDGTLTTDATAGNMKVSEAGFYRLTADLSSTPLTYTATKTVWGVIGDATEGGWDASTPMTLNVATGEWTVTTTLIGGKSFKFRANDGWDINLGGDANNLTYGGDNMTAAEDGTYIITLKLGSPAVYSCTVVKQPV from the coding sequence ATGAAAAATTTATCATTATATATTTTAATGCTTTTCGTAACAGCAGGCATTCTGTCTGCTTGTGACGAGGATTTTAATAAAGATGTAGTTGCACCTCAAAGTTATGAAGAAGGGCCTACACAAGATGCAAACTTTGTTGTGGCTCCGACTAATGCATCTATTAACTTGAATGAAGTAACTGACGATACCATTGCTCTGGCAACATTCACTTCGACTCCGAACTATGTGGATGGAGCTACAGCAAGATACGCTATACAATTATCAGAAACAGATAAGTTTACCGATAAGCAAGAAATAACGTTGAATGCATCAAATGGCGTTGCCAGAGAGGCATTGAGTCAGGCTGTTATCACCTTGTATGGTCGTCGTCCCGAATTGCGTGATTTGAAGGCACGGGCTGTGGCTTATGTGACCGATGTTGATGGACAGGCATTGTACATAGCCTCGAATGTCATGGATCTTAAAGTGGCTCCTATTGCGCCTGTAATAGAAACTGCTTATTACCTGGTTGGCGATATGAACGGCTGGGATGCGGCACAGCTTGTTAAATTCACTCATAGCGATAAAGATGTGTATGATGATCCGTATTTCACTGCGGTAGTGAAAGTTCCGGCCGGTTGCTATTGGAAGATTATTCCACAGTCTAATGTCGATGGTGGCGATATATGGGCAAGTGGGGCATTGGGAACGGTTGTTGATGGTGATACTTCATTGTCAGGGACACTGACTACTACTGATCCAAAAGCAGGAAAAATTGATACTGAAGCCGGTTATGTGAAGTTTACGCTGAACATGTTAGAGTACACTTATACAATAGAGTATATTGGTGATATGGCCCTTCAACTTTATGTGCCGGGTGCACAGGGATGGGACCCTGCTACGGCTCCTACCATTTATTGTCAGAACTATGATTTGAAATATGACGGGTATGTTAACTTTACTGCTGCCGATCAAGAGTATAAATTTACTTCTCAACCCAACTGGGATGCGATAAGCTATGGCAATGGTGGCGACGGAACACTTACTACTGATGCCACTGCAGGAAACATGAAAGTCAGTGAAGCCGGATTTTACCGTTTAACTGCCGATTTGTCTTCTACTCCGCTTACCTATACGGCAACAAAAACAGTATGGGGAGTCATTGGAGATGCAACGGAAGGCGGATGGGATGCTTCTACTCCGATGACACTAAATGTTGCCACCGGAGAATGGACAGTCACCACTACTTTGATCGGAGGCAAATCATTCAAATTCCGTGCTAATGATGGATGGGACATAAATTTGGGCGGTGATGCCAATAACCTTACTTATGGTGGAGATAACATGACTGCTGCCGAAGATGGTACTTATATCATTACGTTGAAGTTAGGAAGTCCGGCTGTTTATAGTTGTACTGTAGTAAAACAGCCTGTTTAG
- a CDS encoding SusE domain-containing protein yields the protein MKKINIYFSLLMAIALFSGCDSDRDSNPAYQQPDSFVLNTPAYAAVPQNLEEATSVVFTTTQPDYGFTAATTYAVQVSLTNDFSEVTENPVYQTLGSVSTSAKIAANAIELDKAIVKLAGWSTASQCIADSVIDVHVRLMATVADGLDPVYSNVVSIKVIPYYIELKDHAPLFYFLIGNGIGDSSWGNEWKNIGTSLVPLSMVPDYQYDKITGEGQFTITMYLEKATVANTGFKLIGQVDDAIGWGEQWGYGEDGDIPGYEEGKCVHLHNESGNPGHLGVSETGWYQVTVDETGAGTLKFEKLAAEPTSYASIQLMGVGGDWDTGVQMTNLGGRTPHSWYTQQTFAEDTEVKFRANAAWDVSWGGTVFPYAIGIAGGANIPVKAGTYNIVFNDVEGFYGFFEAE from the coding sequence ATGAAAAAGATAAATATATATTTCTCTCTCTTGATGGCAATAGCACTCTTTAGCGGTTGCGATTCTGATAGAGACAGTAATCCCGCATATCAACAACCTGATTCCTTTGTCTTGAATACTCCGGCGTATGCTGCGGTTCCTCAGAATCTGGAAGAAGCTACTTCTGTTGTGTTTACCACAACCCAGCCCGACTATGGATTTACGGCTGCGACAACTTATGCGGTACAGGTTTCTTTGACCAATGATTTCTCGGAAGTAACAGAGAATCCCGTTTATCAAACATTAGGAAGTGTTTCCACGTCTGCTAAAATAGCGGCAAATGCAATAGAACTGGATAAGGCTATTGTAAAACTGGCCGGTTGGTCAACAGCTTCTCAATGTATTGCCGATAGTGTTATCGATGTGCATGTTCGTTTAATGGCAACCGTTGCCGATGGCCTGGATCCCGTTTATTCGAATGTTGTATCCATCAAAGTGATTCCTTATTATATTGAATTAAAGGATCATGCTCCTCTTTTCTATTTCTTAATAGGAAATGGCATTGGAGACAGCAGTTGGGGCAATGAATGGAAAAATATAGGAACTTCTTTAGTACCATTAAGCATGGTTCCTGATTACCAGTATGATAAAATAACCGGTGAAGGGCAATTTACCATTACCATGTATCTGGAAAAGGCTACAGTAGCTAATACCGGCTTCAAACTGATTGGACAGGTTGATGATGCAATTGGTTGGGGAGAACAATGGGGATATGGTGAAGATGGAGACATACCCGGCTACGAAGAGGGCAAATGTGTTCATTTACACAATGAATCCGGTAATCCGGGACATTTGGGCGTATCTGAAACGGGTTGGTATCAGGTAACAGTAGATGAGACTGGTGCCGGAACTCTTAAGTTTGAGAAACTGGCGGCAGAACCAACTTCATACGCAAGCATTCAATTGATGGGAGTAGGTGGAGATTGGGATACCGGCGTTCAAATGACTAACCTTGGTGGTCGCACTCCTCATTCTTGGTATACTCAACAAACGTTTGCTGAAGATACGGAAGTAAAGTTCCGCGCAAATGCTGCATGGGATGTTAGTTGGGGTGGTACTGTTTTTCCATACGCTATCGGCATAGCAGGTGGTGCTAATATTCCGGTTAAGGCTGGTACATATAACATTGTCTTCAATGATGTAGAAGGATTCTACGGATTCTTTGAAGCGGAATAG
- a CDS encoding RagB/SusD family nutrient uptake outer membrane protein gives MNLKYIKSIFPLLTISLCLSLGSCVNDLDVTPIDPNSVTAFNQEAVFTKIYASLSLTGQQGPAGNSDISGLDEGTYGFLRQMWNFQEMPTDEAVCAWGDTGIPELNFITWNSSTAFISGFYQKLMIGVTLCNRFLELTTDETDDASLKQRAETRFIRALYYYYLMDLFGNPSFTTTVSTEAPQQIKRADLFAFLETELQECVTDMYDPQTAPYGRADKAAAWLLLSRLYLNAEVYTGTAHWSDAAEYSYKVITSGYTLCPDYEQLFMADNSGANDPYGSPSTVNKATDEIILPILTDGVDTKSYSNMQFIIASTHTADMPGWGSTAGWGGNRARPNLVDKFTTTNDARYLFFSTDRTKDISNTQTFKEGYSVTKFSNIRADGGAVHDVEYVDTDFPLLRAAEAYLTYAEAVVRGGTAQAMTALDAINEVRHRAGLVNLQSLTSADQVLDEKAREFYFEGQRRTDLIRFGYFTSSSYVWQWKGGVQAGNGVASTYNLYPIPSADLSANANLVQNPGY, from the coding sequence ATGAATCTTAAATATATCAAATCAATATTCCCGCTTCTGACAATATCACTTTGTCTGAGTCTGGGATCATGTGTCAATGATTTGGATGTAACTCCGATTGATCCGAATTCTGTTACGGCATTTAATCAGGAGGCTGTATTTACTAAAATTTACGCCTCACTTTCGTTGACCGGACAGCAAGGACCTGCCGGTAACAGTGACATCTCCGGTTTGGATGAAGGTACTTATGGATTTCTTCGTCAGATGTGGAACTTTCAGGAAATGCCCACCGACGAAGCTGTTTGTGCATGGGGCGATACAGGTATTCCCGAGCTGAATTTTATCACTTGGAATTCTTCTACAGCTTTTATCTCAGGCTTTTACCAGAAACTAATGATTGGCGTTACACTCTGTAATCGTTTTCTGGAACTAACCACGGATGAAACCGATGATGCGTCGTTGAAACAACGGGCCGAAACTCGTTTTATACGTGCGCTTTATTATTATTATCTGATGGATTTGTTTGGCAATCCTTCTTTTACCACAACGGTATCTACGGAAGCTCCTCAACAAATTAAACGTGCCGATTTATTCGCTTTTCTGGAAACGGAACTGCAAGAATGTGTTACAGATATGTATGATCCTCAAACAGCACCCTACGGTCGTGCCGATAAAGCTGCTGCCTGGTTATTGCTTTCTCGCTTGTACTTAAATGCGGAAGTATATACCGGAACGGCTCATTGGAGTGATGCAGCGGAATATTCATACAAGGTAATAACTTCGGGATATACTCTCTGTCCGGATTATGAACAACTGTTCATGGCCGATAACAGCGGAGCAAATGATCCTTACGGAAGTCCGTCTACTGTTAATAAGGCTACAGATGAAATAATTCTGCCTATACTAACCGATGGGGTAGACACTAAATCTTATTCGAACATGCAGTTTATTATTGCTTCCACTCATACCGCCGATATGCCCGGCTGGGGTTCTACTGCAGGTTGGGGAGGAAACAGAGCACGTCCGAATTTGGTTGATAAATTTACAACGACCAATGATGCCCGATATTTATTCTTTTCAACCGATCGTACCAAGGACATAAGCAACACACAAACTTTCAAAGAAGGTTATTCTGTTACTAAGTTCTCCAATATTCGTGCCGATGGCGGAGCCGTTCACGATGTGGAATATGTTGATACTGATTTTCCTTTGTTACGTGCGGCTGAGGCCTATTTAACTTATGCCGAAGCGGTGGTACGCGGAGGAACGGCCCAGGCTATGACAGCTTTGGATGCTATCAATGAAGTTCGCCACAGAGCGGGTTTGGTTAATTTGCAATCGTTGACATCTGCCGATCAGGTACTTGATGAAAAAGCGCGTGAATTCTATTTTGAAGGACAACGTCGCACGGACCTTATCCGTTTTGGTTACTTTACTTCCAGTAGTTATGTTTGGCAATGGAAAGGTGGCGTGCAAGCCGGCAACGGAGTTGCTTCTACTTATAATCTCTACCCGATACCTTCTGCCGATTTAAGCGCAAATGCTAATCTGGTACAGAATCCGGGCTATTAA
- a CDS encoding TonB-dependent receptor — translation MKQVNLRICRTILPLLLGLFLSMGAFAQQVSVMGHVKDATGEPVIGANIIVKGTTNGTITDLDGNFSLQVPQNSTIVISFVGYKSVEVPATRNMTVTLQDDAVLLQEAVVIGYGTVKKSDATGSVTAIKPDKLNRGMTTNAQDMMTGKIAGVNVTSNGGTPGQGATIRVRGGSSLSASNDPLIVVDGMALDNDGIKGMSNQLSTINPNDIESFTILKDASATAIYGSRASNGVIIITTKKGTAGSRPSISYDGNVSMGVKRNTVDVLNASEFSALVAQKYGEGSDAVNALGTADTDWQNEIYRSAISTDHNLTVSGGFKNLPYRVTVGYTNQNGILKTSNFERYTGSVNLSPTFFDGHLKMNLNAKGMIANNRFADTDAVGAAVMFDPTQSVYGTPSPIVPSDENYYGGYFQWTGKDGVWNNLATNNPVALLELKHDTSNAKDFIGNAEFDYKFFSIPDLKAHLNLGMNISKGHQDLYEPIEFAAESHHGRTGTDSQFKYNKSLNFYLQYAKDLGVHHFDVMAGYEWQHFYRSGHSNYVGLVDDYNPTSSVSKTESYLVSFFGRANYSLLDRYLFTFTLRDDGTSRFSSNNRWGLFPSAALGWKINEEAFLKDVRAISNLKLRLGWGITGQQDIQQGDYSYIPKYIINTDGAYYPLGGGTGITYRPDGVNENLKWEKTATYNVGLDFGFLNGRISGSLDGYYRKTTDLLNKIDVPAGTNFVNRLYSNIGSLENKGVEFALTGRIIEQKDLSWEVNYNVTWNKNKITKLTTGDSSDDAVATGSTISYGTGAYVMANAVDYAANSFYVYQQVYDNNGKPIENTFVDRNGDGVVNANDLYIYKKAAPDVTMGLSSKVIWKDWDFSFTLRASLNNYVYNDVASNLSSLGTSSIYTTSEFLINRPKSALDTNFEGKGTWFLSDYYVQNASFLRCDNITLGYSFKKLFGVLNGRTYATVQNPFVITNYKGLDPEMSGGIDRNLYPRPVTTLVGLSLNF, via the coding sequence ATGAAGCAAGTAAATCTTAGAATCTGTCGAACGATTCTTCCCCTGTTGTTAGGGCTGTTCTTGTCAATGGGCGCATTTGCACAGCAAGTTTCTGTAATGGGGCATGTGAAAGATGCAACGGGCGAACCGGTGATTGGTGCCAACATCATTGTAAAAGGTACCACGAACGGAACAATTACTGATTTGGATGGTAACTTCTCTCTCCAGGTTCCTCAAAATTCCACTATCGTTATTTCTTTTGTAGGTTATAAATCAGTGGAAGTACCGGCTACCAGGAATATGACTGTAACTCTTCAGGATGATGCAGTATTGCTTCAGGAAGCTGTAGTTATCGGATATGGTACGGTTAAAAAGAGTGATGCTACAGGATCTGTTACCGCTATAAAACCTGATAAGTTAAATCGCGGTATGACGACCAATGCTCAGGACATGATGACCGGTAAAATTGCCGGTGTAAATGTTACTTCTAACGGAGGTACACCCGGCCAGGGGGCTACAATTCGCGTACGTGGAGGCTCTTCTCTCTCGGCAAGCAATGACCCGTTGATCGTGGTTGATGGTATGGCGTTGGATAATGATGGTATTAAAGGTATGTCAAACCAGTTAAGTACTATTAATCCCAATGACATCGAAAGCTTTACCATCCTGAAAGATGCCTCTGCTACTGCAATTTATGGTTCTCGCGCATCTAATGGCGTTATTATCATTACTACGAAGAAAGGTACGGCTGGTTCTCGCCCAAGCATTTCTTATGATGGTAATGTGTCTATGGGTGTGAAGAGAAATACGGTCGATGTACTCAATGCTTCTGAATTTAGCGCACTGGTTGCCCAAAAATACGGAGAGGGCAGCGATGCTGTAAATGCACTGGGAACAGCCGATACCGATTGGCAAAATGAAATCTATCGTTCTGCCATTAGTACGGATCATAACTTAACTGTTTCCGGCGGGTTTAAGAATCTTCCTTATCGTGTAACCGTTGGTTATACAAACCAGAATGGTATTCTTAAAACCTCTAACTTTGAACGCTACACAGGTTCTGTTAATTTGAGTCCGACTTTCTTTGACGGGCACCTCAAGATGAATCTGAATGCAAAAGGGATGATTGCCAACAACCGTTTTGCCGATACCGACGCAGTTGGTGCTGCTGTAATGTTCGATCCTACTCAGTCTGTATACGGAACCCCGAGTCCTATCGTTCCTTCCGATGAGAATTACTACGGAGGATATTTTCAGTGGACGGGTAAGGATGGTGTCTGGAACAATTTGGCGACAAACAACCCGGTAGCTTTATTAGAATTGAAGCATGACACTTCAAATGCAAAAGACTTCATCGGTAATGCCGAGTTTGATTATAAATTCTTTTCTATCCCCGACTTAAAGGCTCACCTTAATTTGGGTATGAACATTTCCAAAGGTCATCAGGATTTATACGAACCGATCGAATTTGCTGCCGAGTCGCATCATGGTCGCACAGGTACGGACTCTCAGTTTAAATACAACAAATCATTGAACTTCTATCTTCAATACGCAAAAGATCTGGGTGTGCATCATTTTGATGTAATGGCAGGTTACGAATGGCAACATTTTTATCGTAGCGGACATTCTAATTATGTAGGTCTGGTAGATGATTATAATCCCACCAGTAGCGTTAGCAAAACTGAAAGCTATTTAGTTTCATTCTTTGGGCGTGCCAATTATTCCTTGCTCGATAGGTACTTGTTCACGTTTACTCTTCGTGATGACGGAACTTCACGGTTTAGCAGCAATAATCGCTGGGGACTTTTCCCTTCGGCTGCTTTAGGCTGGAAAATAAATGAAGAAGCATTTCTGAAAGATGTAAGAGCTATCAGCAATTTAAAACTTCGTTTAGGTTGGGGTATTACCGGACAACAAGATATTCAGCAAGGCGATTATTCCTATATTCCCAAATACATAATAAATACGGATGGTGCTTACTATCCGCTAGGTGGAGGTACTGGCATCACTTATCGTCCTGATGGTGTGAACGAAAACCTGAAATGGGAAAAGACAGCTACTTATAATGTTGGTTTAGACTTTGGTTTCCTTAATGGACGAATCTCCGGATCGCTGGATGGATATTATCGTAAAACTACAGATTTGCTTAATAAAATAGATGTTCCGGCCGGAACGAACTTTGTGAATCGTTTGTACTCCAATATCGGTTCTTTAGAGAATAAAGGGGTAGAGTTTGCTCTTACCGGTCGCATCATAGAGCAGAAAGATTTAAGTTGGGAAGTAAACTACAACGTTACCTGGAATAAGAACAAAATTACAAAATTAACTACAGGCGATTCCAGTGATGATGCAGTAGCTACGGGAAGTACCATTAGCTATGGCACAGGAGCTTATGTAATGGCAAATGCAGTAGACTATGCAGCTAATTCGTTCTATGTATACCAACAGGTTTATGATAATAACGGCAAGCCGATTGAAAATACATTTGTCGATCGTAATGGCGATGGCGTAGTAAATGCAAATGACTTATACATTTATAAGAAAGCGGCTCCGGATGTAACGATGGGACTTTCTTCAAAAGTAATCTGGAAAGATTGGGATTTTAGTTTCACCCTACGCGCCAGCCTCAATAACTACGTTTATAATGATGTGGCATCTAATCTGTCTTCTCTCGGAACTTCATCTATCTATACCACTTCAGAGTTTTTGATTAATCGGCCGAAGAGTGCTTTAGATACTAACTTTGAAGGTAAAGGCACGTGGTTCCTCTCTGATTATTATGTGCAGAATGCATCCTTCTTACGTTGTGATAATATAACGCTGGGGTATTCATTCAAGAAACTATTTGGTGTGCTCAATGGTCGCACTTATGCAACCGTTCAAAATCCGTTTGTGATTACAAACTATAAAGGACTTGATCCTGAAATGTCGGGTGGTATCGATCGCAATCTTTATCCTCGTCCTGTTACGACTCTGGTTGGTTTGAGCCTTAATTTTTAA